A stretch of DNA from Arthrobacter jiangjiafuii:
GGCGTGCCGCGGTCCGGTAGCCGCCGTCGTGCAGCCCTGCCCATTGCTCAAAGACATTGCCCGACGCCGGATCCCCCTTGCGCAGCACGGAGACTCCGGCGGCCGCAAAGTACAGCGGATAGAACAGGAATCCCAGTGCCGCGTACTGGCTGCTGTGCCGGGCCTCGTGGCGCAGCAGCGGGCTTTGGCGCGAGGCCCCGGAACCGTGGGAACCGCCTTGTTCGGCGGGCCCGGGCCGGAACGAAGCGGCAACCCGGGACCGGTAGAGAATCACGTTTCCGACAGTGAAGGCAGCCGCCTTCGGCAGCACCCAGGACCAGCCCTCTGCCAACAGCAGCCCGTCAGGTCCGGGGGAGAGCCGGCACCGTCCGGCACGGGCCAGAACCAGCCCGGCCGGCGTCGTCAGGTTCACGGTATTCAGGATCCTGCGCGCCAGCACAAAGGCCGGCCGGGTAAGAGATGGCAACTGACGGAGGGGCACGCTGCCAGTGTAGGAGGGGGGAACAGTCCGGTCACGTCCTGTATGGCCGGTGATCCCGGGCCCCGTCATCCAGCCGCTTCTGCGGCGGTTGGCAGGCCGGGTTGGTTAGACTGGAAGCTACGGGCATTTTCCCTTGCTTTTTCAGAACCAACGTCCACCAAAACGTCCATCAACAGGGCCGGAAATAGGTAAGAACTGTACATGTCGAACTCCACACCGGGGACACCATCCCCAGACACCGTCCCCGAGCCGCCCAATCCGCTGGATGAGGCGGCAGTTGCTGCCGCCGTCGAGCAGGCGCTCGCGGCCATTGCCTCCGCCGCCGACCTGGACGGCCTCAAAGACGTCCGCATCGCCGTCGCCGGCGACAAGTCGCCGCTGAGCCTGGCCAACCGCACCATCGGATCGCTGCCCAAGGACCAGAAGTCCGCAGCGGGCAAGCTCGTGGGCCCGGCCCGCGGCCGCATTAATGCAGCGCTCGCCGCCCGCACCGTCGAGCTGGAAGCCGAGCGCGACGCGCGGATCCTCGTCGAAGAGGCCGTAGACGTCACCGCTGCGCCGCGCCGCCGCCGCATGGGCGGCCGCCACCCGCTCTCGACGCTGCAGGACCGCGTCATCGATATCTTCGTCGGCATGGGCTGGGAAATCGCCGAAGGCCCCGAAGTTGAATCCGAGTGGTTCAACTTCGACGCACTGAACTTCAAGCCGGACCACCCGGCCCGCGAAATGCAGGACACGTTCTTTGTCGAGCCGCCCGAGGCCCACCTGGTGATGCGCACGCACACCTCGCCGGTGCAGGTGCGCTCCATGCTCGAACGCGACCTGCCGATCTACGTGCTGTGCCCGGGCAAGGTGTTCCGCACCGATGAGCTCGACGCCACCCACACTCCGGTGTTCCACCAGTTCGAAGGCCTGGCCATCGACAAGGGCCTGACCATGGCCGACCTGGTCGGCACGCTGGAGCACTTCACCCGCGTGCTCTTCGGAGACGAGGCCAAGGTACGCCTGCGCCCGAACTACTTCCCGTTCACCGAGCCCAGCGCCGAACTGGACATCTGGCACCCGGGCGCCAAGGGCGGTGCGCGCTGGATCGAGTGGGGCGGCTGCGGCATGGTCAATCCGAACGTGCTCCGCGCGGCCGGTATTGATCCCGAGGTCTATTCAGGTTTTGCCTTCGGCATGGGGATCGAGCGCGCACTGATGTTCCGCAACGAAGTAGGGGACATGCGCGACATGATCGAGGGCGATGTACGTTTCAGCGAACACTTCGGGATGGAGATCTAAGTGAGAATCCCACTTTCCTGGCTGCGCGAGTATGCCCAGGTTCCGGCGGACGCAACCGCCGAAGACGTAATGGCCGAACTGGTCAAGGTAGGCCTGGAGGAAGAGGACGTCCACCGTCCCGCCGACGAGCTGTCCGGCCCGATCGTTGTGGGCCAGGTGCTCTCCATGGAGCCCGAGCCGCAGAAGAACGGCAAGACCATCAACTGGTGCACCGTCCGCGTGGTGCCCGAGGGCACCGAGCAGGCGCTCGACGGCGACGGTATCGATCCCTCCGGCGTGCAGGGCATCGTCTGCGGTGCGCACAACTTCGCGGTGGGGGACAGGGTTGTTGTCACCCTGCCCGGCGCCGTGCTGCCCGGAGACTTCCGGATCAGCCCGCGCAAGACCTACGGCCATGTCTCCGCCGGCATGATCGCCTCGGTGCGGGAACTGGGCATCGGCGATGACCACGACGGCATCCTGGTCCTCTCCCGTCTGGGCCTGGACCCCGAGGTCGGTACCGACGCCATGGACCTGCTCGGCCTGTACGACGAAGCAGCCGAAATCAACGTCACTCCGGACCGCGGCTATGTGTTCTCGATCCGCGGTGCGGCCCGTGAATACGCCCACGCCACCGGAACCCCGTTCACCGATCCGGCTGCCGCCGTCGTCGTGCCCGTTGCGGACGGCGCCGGTTACGGCGTGCGCCTCGAGGACAGCGCGCCGATCTACGGCAAGGCCGGCTGCGACCGGTTTGTGGCCCGCACCGTCCGCGGCGTGGACCCCACCCGTCCGACCCCGCCGTGGATGTCCTCGCGCCTGCGCCTGGCCGGTATCCGGTCCATCTCGCTGATCGTGGATATTTCCAACTACGTGATGCTCGAACTGGGCCAGCCGCTGCACTTCTACGACCTGGACAAGCTGTCCGGCGACATTGTGGTGCGCCGCGCGGCCGCCGGGGAGACCCTGAAGACCCTGGATGAGAAGGTCCGCACCCTGGATCCCGAGGACCTGCTCATCACCGACGATTCCGGTGCCATCGGCATTGCCGGTGTCATGGGCGGCGCCGCCACGGAGGTTTCGGCACAGACCCGCAACGTCCTGATCGAAGCCGCGCACTTCGAGGAAGTCAGCATCGGCCGCTCCCGCCGCCGGCACCGCCTGCCCTCCGAAGCATCCAAGCGTTTCGAGCGCGGTGTGGACTGGAACGTCGCAGACGTCGCCGCGCAGCGCGCCGTGGACCTGCTCACCGAACTGGCCGGCGGTACCGCCGATGCGTCAGTGACCGACGTCGGAACAAAGCCCGAAGCCAAGGCCATCGACCTGCCCGCGGACTTCGCGTCCAAGCTGATCGGCTACGACTTCAGCGAGGACCAGATCACCGGAACGCTGCGTGACCTGGGTGCCGAGGTAGCCAAGACGGCTGCCGGCTACTCAGTGACCCCGCCGAGCTGGCGTTCGGACCTGGAAACGCGTGAGGACCTTACCGAGGAAATCATCCGTCTGGTGGGCTACGAGCACATTCCGTCCACCCTGCCCACGGCCCCTCCCGGCCGCGGCCTGACCCGGATCCAGCAGCAGCGCCGCCGCCTGCAGCAGGCCCTCGCCGCCGCTGGCCTGACCGAGGTGCTGTCCTACCCGTTCGTTACGGAGGAGGACAACAACACCTTCGGAACGCCCGACGCCGGCACCTCGCCTGCCGCGGTCAAGCTGGCCAACCCGCTGAGCGCGGAGTTCGGCTACCTGCGCACCTCGGTGCTGCCGGGGCTGTTCGAAGTGGCCAAGCGCAACCTCTCCCGCGGTTTCCGCGACCTGGCCCTGTTCGAATCCGGATCGGTCTTCCTGCCCGGTGAGCAGCTGGGCACGGCAACGATTCCGCCGCTGGGCGTCAAGCCCTCCGAGGAAGTCCTGGATTCGCTGTACGAGGGTGTTCCGGACCAGCCGCTGCACATCGGCGTGGTGTTCATCGGCCACGAGTCGCAGCCCGGAGCCGGCCACGCGCCGCGCGTCTGGGACTGGGCCGACGCCGTCGACACCGCCCGCCTGATGGGCGACGTGCTGGGTGTGGAACTGGTGGTGAGCCAGGGTGAGCACCAGGCGTTCCATCCGGGCCGCACCGCCAAGCTCTCGCTGCGCAGCGGCGAGACCGTGGGCTACGCCGGCGAGCTGCATCCCAAGCTGCTCGCAGCCCAAGATCTGCCGGCCCGCACGGTGGCACTGGAGCTCGACGCCGATGCCCTGTTTGATGCCGCACCCGAAGTGATCGTGGCCCGGGAGATCTCCTCGTTCCCGGCGACCACGCAGGATGTGGCGCTGGTTGTTGAAGCCGGCGTTCCGGCCGAGACGGTGCTGGAGACCCTGCGCGAAGGCGCCGGGGAACTGCTCGAAGACATCTCCCTGTTTGATGTCTACTCCGGCAAGGGCATTGAAGAAGGACACAAGTCCCTGGCCTTCGCTCTGCGGTTCCGTGCTCCGGACCGGACCCTGACTGCTGACGAGGCGTCGGAGTCCCGGGCCGCCGCCGTCGCGCTGGCCGCCGAGCGCTTTGGCGCGGTACAGCGCTAACCCGCTTACAGGTACCAACAGCAGCAGGTCCCGTCCGGTTTCCGGACGGGACCTGCTGCTGTTACAGCATGCTCATCTGCCGTGGAACAGCCGCCGCCGTTTTGCGAGCGGTTCCCGGGCAGGCGAGGGATCACGCCGGATCTCAAGGCGTTCAAGTTCATCAAACGGCACCTCACCGTGCCAGGTGCCCCGGTCAACCCGCCCGAACTCCGGCATGGACTCAATCGTCGGGCGCAGACGCTCCGAAAACCTGCTGATGTAGCCACTGATGCGTCTGCTGGACGGCAGATAGAGGAGAGCTCCCAGCTCCACGCCGTGCCACTGTGCAGTGCTCTGGCAATCAAAGACCTCGTCGGCTTGGCTGCGGTCGATCACCCGGGTGAGTTCAGTGCATCCCGTGCGCCAGGGGTGGGGTGCAAGCCGCCATTCGGGTCCAGGCATGTCCCCGTCGCCGCTGATGAGCGTCACCATGTCATTGCGCTGGCCGCTTCCCGGGAAGTTTCCAAGGCGACACGCGTACAACGCGCCTTGGAACCGCGCGAAAGTGCCGTATAGCGGCAATCCGCCCGGCAGGAAGGGCTCCCCTTGCGCATGTGGCGTGTCGTCGGTCATGGACACAGCCTGCCACGAATGAGCACCTGCCTCGTCCACGGTAGGTGCCCCTGGCGGTTCCCATCCGTGGGTCGTTGATACTGGCAGCAGGATCGCTGGTCCTGATTCCCGGGCTTTCCGGCTATGGATTATGCGCGGCCTCGTCTGGATCGCTGCCGCCGACAGCGCTGCGGCGCCTGGCCCGCCGCCACAACACAAACCACCCCGTCGCCAGAGCCAAGCTCACGACGGACATCACCAGCTGGAATGGGTCTCCGTCGCCTACAGGGAACAGCCAGATGGCCAGCCAGCCGAGGCCCAGTGCGAGCCAGGCGAGGGCCAACGCCTGCGGACTGGACAACCTACGCCGCTTTGGTGGTGTTGCCTGGCGGGCTGCGTCTGGCCCCTTTTCGTCATCCATCGGGCCACCCTAACTGAGCATCAACGGTGTTAGCGTTCAGTGGTGCATTCTGTGGAGTACGGTTCCGGAACCCCGTTGTTGCTGATCCATGGCTTCTGCCTTGATCACCGCTTGCTGCTCGGGCTGGACCCCGTTTTTGCCGCGGGAGGGTGGCGGCGTGTCTACCTTGATCTGCCCGGCATGGGACGGTCCGCCGCGGGACCCGGGATC
This window harbors:
- the pheS gene encoding phenylalanine--tRNA ligase subunit alpha, encoding MSNSTPGTPSPDTVPEPPNPLDEAAVAAAVEQALAAIASAADLDGLKDVRIAVAGDKSPLSLANRTIGSLPKDQKSAAGKLVGPARGRINAALAARTVELEAERDARILVEEAVDVTAAPRRRRMGGRHPLSTLQDRVIDIFVGMGWEIAEGPEVESEWFNFDALNFKPDHPAREMQDTFFVEPPEAHLVMRTHTSPVQVRSMLERDLPIYVLCPGKVFRTDELDATHTPVFHQFEGLAIDKGLTMADLVGTLEHFTRVLFGDEAKVRLRPNYFPFTEPSAELDIWHPGAKGGARWIEWGGCGMVNPNVLRAAGIDPEVYSGFAFGMGIERALMFRNEVGDMRDMIEGDVRFSEHFGMEI
- the pheT gene encoding phenylalanine--tRNA ligase subunit beta, with the translated sequence MRIPLSWLREYAQVPADATAEDVMAELVKVGLEEEDVHRPADELSGPIVVGQVLSMEPEPQKNGKTINWCTVRVVPEGTEQALDGDGIDPSGVQGIVCGAHNFAVGDRVVVTLPGAVLPGDFRISPRKTYGHVSAGMIASVRELGIGDDHDGILVLSRLGLDPEVGTDAMDLLGLYDEAAEINVTPDRGYVFSIRGAAREYAHATGTPFTDPAAAVVVPVADGAGYGVRLEDSAPIYGKAGCDRFVARTVRGVDPTRPTPPWMSSRLRLAGIRSISLIVDISNYVMLELGQPLHFYDLDKLSGDIVVRRAAAGETLKTLDEKVRTLDPEDLLITDDSGAIGIAGVMGGAATEVSAQTRNVLIEAAHFEEVSIGRSRRRHRLPSEASKRFERGVDWNVADVAAQRAVDLLTELAGGTADASVTDVGTKPEAKAIDLPADFASKLIGYDFSEDQITGTLRDLGAEVAKTAAGYSVTPPSWRSDLETREDLTEEIIRLVGYEHIPSTLPTAPPGRGLTRIQQQRRRLQQALAAAGLTEVLSYPFVTEEDNNTFGTPDAGTSPAAVKLANPLSAEFGYLRTSVLPGLFEVAKRNLSRGFRDLALFESGSVFLPGEQLGTATIPPLGVKPSEEVLDSLYEGVPDQPLHIGVVFIGHESQPGAGHAPRVWDWADAVDTARLMGDVLGVELVVSQGEHQAFHPGRTAKLSLRSGETVGYAGELHPKLLAAQDLPARTVALELDADALFDAAPEVIVAREISSFPATTQDVALVVEAGVPAETVLETLREGAGELLEDISLFDVYSGKGIEEGHKSLAFALRFRAPDRTLTADEASESRAAAVALAAERFGAVQR